A portion of the Lolium rigidum isolate FL_2022 chromosome 1, APGP_CSIRO_Lrig_0.1, whole genome shotgun sequence genome contains these proteins:
- the LOC124676236 gene encoding peroxidase 1-like codes for MAIRCLLLPLSLLLLAASSAVAQLEIGYYSKSCPSMEAIVREEMVKIIAAAPSLAGPLLRLHFHDCFVRGCDASVLLDSTPGNTAERDAKPNKSLRGFGSVERVKAKLEAACPGVVSCADVLTLMARDAVVLARGPFWPVALGRRDGRVSDATEASHELPPAFGDVPLLAKIFASKGLDLKDLVVLSGAHTLGTAHCPSYADRLYNSSTAGEDGLVDPSLDSEYAAKLRLKCKSLDDGTGMLSEMDPGSYKTFDTSYYRHVAKRRGLFRSDAALLTDATTREYVQRVATGNFDDTFFSDFSESMIKMGNVGVLTGADGEIRKKCYVLN; via the exons ATGGCGATCAGGTGTTTGCTGCTCCCTCTGTCCCTGCTGCTTCTCGCGGCTAGCTCGGCCGTGGCTCAGCTGGAGATAGGATACTACAGCAAGTCATGTCCGTCCATGGAGGCGATCGTCCGCGAGGAGATGGTGAAGATCATCGCCGCCGCGCCCAGCCTCGCCGGCCCGCTCCTCCGGCTTCATTTCCATGACTGCTTCGTCAGG GGCTGTGATGCGTCCGTGCTGCTGGACTCGACGCCGGGCAACACGGCGGAGAGGGACGCCAAGCCGAACAAGAGTCTGCGGGGGTTCGGCTCCGTGGAGCGGGTGAAGGCCAAGCTTGAGGCTGCATGCCCGGGCGTCGTCTCCTGCGCCGACGTGCTCACGCTTATGGCCCGCGACGCCGTCGTCCTCGCCAGAGGTCCCTTCTGGCCTGTGGCGCTCGGCAGGAGAGACGGTAGGGTGTCCGACGCCACCGAGGCCAGCCACGAGCTGCCCCCGGCCTTCGGCGACGTCCCTCTGCTTGCGAAGATCTTCGCCTCCAAGGGGCTAGACCTCAAGGACCTCGTCGTCCTCTCCGGCGCCCACACGCTTGGCACCGCCCACTGCCCGTCGTACGCCGACCGCCTCTACAACAGCTCCACCGCCGGCGAGGACGGCCTAGTCGACCCGTCGCTGGACAGCGAGTACGCCGCCAAGCTGAGGCTCAAGTGCAAGAGCCTTGACGACGGGACTGGCATGCTGTCGGAGATGGACCCCGGCAGCTACAAGACCTTCGACACAAGCTACTACCGCCACGTCGCCAAGCGGAGGGGCCTCTTCCGCTCCGACGCCGCGCTCCTCACTGACGCCACCACCAGGGAGTACGTCCAGCGTGTGGCTACAGGAAACTTCGACGATACGTTCTTCAGCGATTTTAGTGAGTCTATGATTAAGATGGGTAACGTCGGCGTGCTCACTGGAGCCGACGGAGAGATCAGGAAGAAGTGCTACGTCCTCAACTAG